ACAGACGTCGTTACCCTTGGATCTACTTTTGGGGTAAGGatctgtgtttttattttgCAGCAGCTATTACTGGTTGATAGTTTTGGTCTTTTTCACTGACTTCACATTCTACCGATTTAGTCTCTCTCAAATATCATGGACGCATCAATGGAAGATCTTGCTCGTTGCCCCGGCATTGGAGAAAGAAAGGTAGTCTTATGTTTTCATGCATCCAAAGTGCCTGTTGGGGTTTCTGAAATATGCCCAAAAATTATGACGATGctgtttttcatttaatttacaTTTTGTCGATGTTTTCTGGATATGTCTATCGATTACGCAGTCTTTTTACAATAGGTTAGACGCTTGCATGATACTTTCCATGAGCCATTCAAGCGTGCAGTTCCCAACCCTGCACCCGTTGCTGAAAATCCTATCAATAACGAAGGTGGGCCCGCCTCTGGAAGCGAAAGAAACGATGAAGTTAAGGAGAATCAAGAGACGAGCAAAGAGCacaagaaagaagaagaaatcaatGTAAGATCTGCCCTAAAGGCTGCATTTGCCAAGTATTCCAGCACCAGAGGAAGCAAGAGGAAGGCAGTGGTGCAGGCTGAAAGGGAAGACGACGACGCCTGAAGAGCCAACGACAGTGATGACTCTACAAGATAAGTTTTTATACTCAGTGGTGGAAGCTCTTCTTTAAGCTATCGTAATACCGTTGATGCATTCACATTTGTGAGTTGTTTAGGTTGTTTCTGTGTTGGTTGCAAGAAAGCATAATGTATGACAAATAAGTCGAGATACTAGGGTCGGCGGATGATAAAAGCACGCACGCATCCACAAACCAACGCACTATCTCATCACTTCGCTTGCACTATTCTTGGCCTCAATCCTATCTTATCTCATCAGTTCACTAGACATTTTTCATGGGTAACATATAATTTGCAATTGGTGCATATTTATAAATCCTAATTAAGTTCATATGTAAATAgtcaaattataaaaatttcattaaaactTTAATAATTACATAACTGAAAAAAATCATAAAGAAATAGATATATCGTAAAAGTGatataaaaaatactaatcATTTAAAGAGGGGTCTAAGCAAGCCCATATTTCTTCTATTAAATCTTGtaggagttgggtgtgggccgCGTTAGCCTATCAACGAATGACGTTGTTGGTAACCTTGAATGTCATGGGCGCACCTCGATATGTGTTTTCACTTGTGGTCGAGGAGCTCAAGGCGCCGCTTGTGTGTCCGTCTTCAAAATTAGGTGCACTGTATTAATTTTTGTTCGTAATTGATTATCATTGTGTGCAATAAAATGCACACATATATGATCCTGACACCACATTCTTGTACCACATGAATTGATTTTTGtgattcagaaaaaaaaattccctCCCTTTTTCTCCACgtttaaaatggaaaaaggaaaatgacttaTTGTTGCATTAATACCATCCATAGACAAACCAAATACCAGCAACTTCTCTAATTGGTTTACTCGTTAATTACAACTTAGGAAGCAAGTATTAATTAAGATTTGACAACTCAAATGTCACTAAATCAAGGGGCTCCCTCGCCAACTAATATCACTCGTACACAATTAGTACTACAAAGTTGAAATTAAGTACAATTGGACCATTCACCATTCAATTATACTTGCATAAATGACTAGTTATCCCTTTTATCAAACTGCACACTATTATTAAATCAAATCAGCCTCATTTTATGCCTTAAATCAAATAGTAAACTTaatatttttcttcaaattagtaatttattaatagtattattattaggTTTAATTGTTTATAAATACACAAAGTTTACACTTTTCGGTTTTTAaccaaaactattttttttgccaaaaataacaaatatttattttttgaaatttggacAGATTTAAATTCCGGCCACAATTAGTCCTACTTGGATGTTATGATTTAATGACGTGGCATTTCTTACGTGAGCTGGAAATCTGTGTCATTTGGATAAATACTGTACGTTGCATCGACATGAGAAGAAAGCAACTTGAAAGAAAAGAAACTCAAGCCATGTTTTACCATTCAATTCAATATGGCGTCGTTTTTATCCAATTGTTACATATATTGTCAGCTCACATACGAACCTCAAATGCCATTAAATTCAGTGCGCCATGTATGGTCGggttaattttgaaaaaaatttatttgCTGGCCAATAGAACAATattgataaaaaaacaaaattaaaaaaagtttgtGTATTTACATGCGATTAAATAAGATCATCTAACATTCAATAATTGCATCAAACTCCAAGCTATAAATAAAGCACTCTACTAAATCAACTCCTTCCCCCCATATACCACCCTTCTCCTTCCTCTCTCAATATGGAAATCAAAACCAAATATTAAACCATTAAACATTTAATGATATTATTCCATCAAACTCCAAATCAACTATAAATAGTTAATAAACCACACTACTAGTCTAAATCAACCCCCATTTATCACCCTCTCTCCCATTCTCTCTGTTCCTCAAcatggaaattaaaataaagtattGTACCATTGatcatttaaattattattccaCCAAACCTCAAATTAACTACTACACcaatactttaactattttttctctttcctactttgataatattttattaaaccTATATCGTCCACTACCAAGACTATCAGCGTGATAGATATCCTATAAATAAACCATACTTCTAAATCTAATCAAACCCCCATCTCTCTCCTTCCTCTCCCTCTCATCATGGAAACCCTCACATCCcttctcctcttcctcctcctctccctccTCCCCTTCCTCACCTTCCTCCTCAAGAGAAAACCCCACTCCACCTGCTACATCCTCAACTACGAGTGCTACAAACCCTCCGAAGCCCTCAAGCTCGACACCTCGGCCTCGTGCAAGGTCGTCCTCCGCAACCCGAACCTCGGGTGGGAGCAGTACAAATTCCTCCTCAAGACCATCGTCAGCTCCGGCCTCGGCGAGGAGACCTACAGCCCTCCCAGCGTCGTCGCCGGAAGAGAAGCCGACCCCTCCCTCCCCGACTCCCTCCAAGAACTCGACCACATCTTCTATCAAACCCTAGACAGCCTCTTCGCCAAATCCCGGGTCTCGCCTCAGGAGATCGACATCCTCGTCGTGAATGTCTCCTTGCTCTCCCCCTCGCCCTCGCTGTCTTCGAGAATCATCAACCGGTATAAAATGCGGCCTGATGTCAAGGCGTTTAACCTCTCTGGCATGGGCTGCAGCGCCAGTCTCGTCGCGGTCGACCTCGTTCGCCACCTGTTTAAGGTTTATGGGAATGCGCTCGCTGTCGTCGTCAGCACCGAGTCTCTCGGCCCTAATTGGTACGAACATCGTCTCGATTTTTGAATCCTAGACTTCGCTgttgagtcacttcttttttgcACGTAAAGTAAAAACaagaataatatagataagaCTATTATCTACAGTATTCTCATTTTTACTTTACTACATACTCACTGTAACTATTTATTaggatttttttcaaaatgtgtCTTATCTACAGTATTCTCATTTTTACTTTACTATATACTCACTGTAACTATTTATTaggattttttcaaaatgagtacGAAAAAAAAGTCACTCAACTTTCTTGGGACATAGGGACTAGTACAATTCATGCACAATTTAGATGTGACATTTTCATCTTAAAGCTTGATCTATTAAAAAGAGTAGATGATGAATATATTTAGTGCTTTTTTTCTTTGCAAATTTCATGGTATTTTAACTCTTTGACTAAATTAAACTGGATTATTACTCTATTTATGTGACTTTTTATGTGTCACGTAGTATAGATAGGGTTACCCTAcaagttttaatttgtttttatattttagtagTATAGCAGTGTTACTTTTTTATAAACAATttagtaggagtatatataATAGGTTGGTTTCAAGTATTCAATATTTTTACTAAACATTAATCTATAAACACATGTATGTAGTAATTTGTGTATAGTACATACATTTATTTCGaaaaaaaagttcaaatttCCCTAAACTACTTAATCTCATTCTTTTCATGGTTTGTTCTGATATCATATTTTTCACGAGTACTATTTGACTAATTTATACAAGAACCTGGTCctggatttattttattttgatcagTTATTGTACGTAGTTGCAATTAGGAACCCTAGTTCAAGTCATGTGCATAGAGAAGCCACATTATTTAGTGCGTTTCCGCACGAGTTTTAAGAGAACTATACAAATATTTGTGAATGAaatgagtctcacttttataccagtaatattaatttaacaataaaatataaataaaatgagcTAGTAATATTTTCGTATTAAAAGTAGTAAAAGTGAATTAGACATAACAAAGTCTTGAATCGACAGGTATCGAGGTGTGGACAAATCGATGATGCTCTCAAACTGCCTATTCCGATCCGGTGGCTGCTCCATGCTTCTGACAAACCGGTCAAAATTCCGAGATCGAGCCATCTTCAAACTCAACCATTTGGTAAGAACGCACTTTGGAGCCAACGACGAAGCGCACAACTGCTGCATACAGGTCGAAGATGACGATGGCCACCCCGGTTTTCGTCTGACAAAGAAGCTTACCACCGCAGCTGCAAAGGTGTTTGTTATCAATCTCAAAGTTCTGTTGCCGAAAATCCTGCCGCCATGGGAGATTATCCGGTTCTTTTTTGTTTATCTCCGGTCgggtaagaagaagaagaagcagctTATGGAAACCCTCGGCAGCGCCGGCGGCCTTAATCTCAAGTCCGGTGTTGATCATTTCTGCATTCACCCTGGTGGCAGGTTGGTAAATTGGTACTATAAACTTTAagttagtattttttattgGTAATTATTTCTTCGTCCATTTTACTCAAGTGATCCATTTTTTTTCCCTAGACGTCTCTTTCAAATAATTTCAAATACTAATGTatttcaaaaatggaaaattgTTCAACATACCCACTTTACACACTAAACAATATTGTAAAGCATTTTTTGCTGACAAAGAAATGTTTCGCTTTGAATGATACGGAACTAGTAAAATAGGTAAAGTTATGAGGCATGATATGCCTAAACTAcaagttttaattaaaatagtaaaaaagagGAATGTAGTTAAAATTTATCAGGCGTATGTCAtaaacagaatatagagatctCACTTTGTATGACCTGTTTACGAAAATTAGTGTCTTTCAATTTTTTGTACATGATGCATCATTGCTTTCTCTTTCTACTTTTCTCTTGATCAAGATAAAAACATGAATATTTTTTGCATACATTTTGCGATACAGAAAATGTTGCATATTTTTTGTAAACAAATGTGTTCGTAAAAATTAATGAACACGTTTAATTTCCTAATAGTAACATATATAGTTGTTGGGATACTAGTGACCTACATTGTAGTACAATATAATGTAGTAGCTAGTGAAATGTGATGATAATTTAAGTTTTGGAATTATTAATTCATAGGTTTagctaaatatatatatatatagcaacATGTTCAATTAATCATATTGATAATTGACTAGCTCTGGTATGTGTTACGTCTGTTACCTCtccccttttttattttttctttcatcctTTCTCTTTTAGGGAAAATTAGTCAATAGGTAATTAAACTAACAACATGAAACATTGACATTAAGGGCTGTGATCGATGGAGTCGGGAAGAGCCTTGGGCTCAGCGAGTACGACCTTGAGCCGGCCCGAATGGCGCTACACCGCTTCGGCAATACCTCGGCCGGTGGGCTGTGGTACGTGCTCGGGTACATGGAGGCGAAGAAGCGGCTGAAGAAGGGCGACCGGATCATGATGATCAGCTTCGGAGCTGGCTTCAAGTGCAACAATTGTTTGTGGGAAGTTCTCAGAGACTTGGACGATCCGAATGTGTGGGAAGATTGCATCGATCGATACCCACCGAAGAGCCTCGCCAACCCCTTTGCTGAGAAGTACGGTTGGATCAACGACGAGTGTCTTAGCTTCGTTCGGATCAAGGATTGTGTGTTTTCGAGCTGTGCTTCTTGATTTTGTCGTTGAGGGTTTTGGTTGAGGATTGTTTGTATTTGGATGGCCGTAATAAGATGATGGCGAAGCATAGCTAATTAAATGCTTCTCTTCAAGTTCAACTCAGTCATTTTGTGTACAAGTCTAGTTAATATTTGAGTTATTTATCTAATTAATAATGTTGTGATGTTGATTCGTTGTAGAAAATTAGAAATATAGGGTagagaattatttttatttagacGTTTTATAATCAAAAAGAGATGACCAACGATGTATACTATAGATAAGATGACAAAAAATCAATGTCACGACTCACGATATTGACTTATGCAGAAGATTGAGATTCTGATAAGATTAGGTTAAAAACAGTGTGATTTGTCATT
This sequence is a window from Salvia splendens isolate huo1 chromosome 14, SspV2, whole genome shotgun sequence. Protein-coding genes within it:
- the LOC121764502 gene encoding 3-ketoacyl-CoA synthase 19-like, whose protein sequence is METLTSLLLFLLLSLLPFLTFLLKRKPHSTCYILNYECYKPSEALKLDTSASCKVVLRNPNLGWEQYKFLLKTIVSSGLGEETYSPPSVVAGREADPSLPDSLQELDHIFYQTLDSLFAKSRVSPQEIDILVVNVSLLSPSPSLSSRIINRYKMRPDVKAFNLSGMGCSASLVAVDLVRHLFKVYGNALAVVVSTESLGPNWYRGVDKSMMLSNCLFRSGGCSMLLTNRSKFRDRAIFKLNHLVRTHFGANDEAHNCCIQVEDDDGHPGFRLTKKLTTAAAKVFVINLKVLLPKILPPWEIIRFFFVYLRSGKKKKKQLMETLGSAGGLNLKSGVDHFCIHPGGRAVIDGVGKSLGLSEYDLEPARMALHRFGNTSAGGLWYVLGYMEAKKRLKKGDRIMMISFGAGFKCNNCLWEVLRDLDDPNVWEDCIDRYPPKSLANPFAEKYGWINDECLSFVRIKDCVFSSCAS